The following proteins come from a genomic window of Nicotiana tomentosiformis chromosome 12, ASM39032v3, whole genome shotgun sequence:
- the LOC138902979 gene encoding uncharacterized protein, whose amino-acid sequence MKSLSINVPLVEALEQMPGYAKFMKDPVTNKRSMNFETIKVTQLVSAIVHSMAPKLEDPNTFMIPCIIRSAEFAKDLCDLGESINLIPYSVFKTLEIGRPRPSSMRLQMADHTMKRPLGVIEDVLIRVDKFLLPANFFILDCEVDYEVPIILGRPFLATGNAICDVEFGDLTFRVGD is encoded by the coding sequence atgaagagtctctcaatcaatgtgccattagttgaagctttggaacaaatgcccggttatgccaagtttatgaaggatccTGTGACAAacaagcggtcaatgaattttgaaactatcaaagtaaCTCAActagtgagtgcaattgtgcattcaatggctcctaagttggaggatcccaaCACTTTCATGATTCCTTGTATAATTAGAAGTGCTGAGTTTGCTAAAGATCTTTGTGATCTTGgagaaagtatcaatttgattccCTATTCAGTTTTCAAAACTTTGGAGATTGGGCGACCAAGACCctcctctatgagattgcaaatggctgaTCATACTATGAAAAGGCCTTTGGGAGTAATTGAAGATGTCCTgattcgtgttgataaattcctTCTTCCTGCGAACTTtttcattctagattgtgaggttgactatgaagtaccgattattcttgggagacctttccttgctacggggaatgCTATTTGTGATGTTGAATTTGGAGATCTTACATTCCGGGTTGGTGATTAA
- the LOC138902980 gene encoding RING-H2 finger protein ATL39-like, producing MGALTKLYLHFKELITTFFCSWLPHALNVILLVTFILLNSCIRRQLEKNRYKKNIDKKSSKFVYRRSYRKLIMGLSDGKEPLECAICISEFKYGDKGRKLENCSHMFHESCLEKWLMHGKGQSTCPLCRDVIMSENMFEKQIKVEEERRNNNSEEELALLLLSRLSRSCFCQRC from the coding sequence ATGGGAGCTCTCACTAAACTCTACCTTCATTTCAAGGAACTTATCACCACTTTCTTCTGTTCATGGTTACCTCATGCACTAAATGTCATTTTATTAGTTACTTTTATTTTACTGAATTCATGCATACGAAGACAGCTCGAGAAAAACAGGTACAagaaaaatatagacaagaagagTTCCAAATTTGTTTACAGAAGATCATATAGGAAGTTAATTATGGGGTTATCAGATGGAAAAGAGCCACTTGAATGTGCGATTTGTATATCAGAATTTAAGTATGGAGATAAGGGAAGAAAGCTTGAGAATTGCAGTCATATGTTCCATGAAAGTTGCTTGGAAAAATGGCTAATGCATGGGAAGGGGCAATCAACTTGTCCACTTTGTCGAGATGTTATAATGTCTGAAAATATGTTTGAGAAACAGATAAAAGTTGAAGAAGAACGAAGGAATAATAACTCTGAGGAAGAGTTAGCTCTGCTATTGCTATCTAGGTTGAGTAGAAGTTGTTTTTGCCAAAGGTGTTga